One Cellulomonas taurus genomic region harbors:
- the nuoL gene encoding NADH-quinone oxidoreductase subunit L, which produces MTSLAPLLVAVPLASAAVLLLLGRAADRWGHWLGVLASAASFVVGALLLIDLLGRDAADRVVDVHLFDWISVGSFDLSAGLRVDPLSLTFVLLVTFVGTLIHLYSVAYMAHDVARRRFFAYLNLFIAAMLILVLADSYLLLFVGWEGVGLASYLLIGFWNYRTEYAVAAKKAFVANRVGDIGLLVAMGLLFSQLGSLDFASVSAGVESGAVSTGMLTAIGLMLLLAACGKSAQFPLQSWLGDAMAGPTPVSALIHAATMVTAGVYLIVRSAPVFEGAPTAQLIVTIVGAITLVLGAIIGCAKDDIKKALAASTMSQIGYMVLAAGLGPIGYAFAIFHLVTHGFFKAGMFLGAGSVMHGMDDTTDMRHFGALRTSMTITWATFGLGWLAILGVPPFSGFWSKDKIIESAFVVPEGAGEWRAWVFGIVALVGAGITAFYMSRMFFMTFHGKARWTDNASQASDERPLRHPHESPWLMTIPMIILAVGSLGLGFVLQLGGGFTHWLEPVTGHVEHHEPVLSVPVIQIVTLLAVAIGLVLAWRQYGALPVPTTAPRGSVLTRAARVDMYQDTVNDAVLVQPGQYLTRSLVYGDRSVVDGAFTGLGKLTVGIGQLLRRLQSGYVRQYAATMLFGLVVLAVVVLAPRI; this is translated from the coding sequence CTGACCTCCCTCGCCCCATTGCTGGTGGCGGTGCCGCTGGCGAGCGCGGCGGTGCTGCTGCTGCTCGGCCGGGCGGCCGACCGCTGGGGCCACTGGCTCGGCGTGCTGGCCTCCGCCGCCTCCTTCGTGGTGGGCGCGCTGCTGCTGATCGACCTGCTCGGGCGCGATGCCGCCGACCGGGTGGTGGACGTGCACCTGTTCGACTGGATCAGCGTCGGCAGCTTCGACCTGTCCGCCGGACTGCGGGTGGACCCGCTGTCGCTGACCTTCGTGCTGCTGGTGACGTTCGTCGGCACCCTGATCCACCTCTACTCGGTCGCCTACATGGCGCACGACGTGGCCCGGCGCCGGTTCTTCGCCTACCTGAACCTGTTCATCGCCGCGATGCTGATCCTGGTGCTCGCCGACTCCTACCTCCTGCTGTTCGTCGGCTGGGAGGGTGTCGGTCTGGCGTCCTACCTGCTGATCGGCTTCTGGAACTACCGCACCGAGTACGCGGTCGCCGCCAAGAAGGCGTTCGTCGCCAACAGGGTCGGTGACATCGGCCTGCTGGTCGCGATGGGGCTGCTGTTCAGCCAGCTCGGTTCGCTGGACTTCGCGTCGGTGTCCGCCGGGGTCGAGTCGGGTGCGGTGTCCACCGGGATGCTGACCGCGATCGGTCTGATGCTGCTGCTCGCCGCCTGCGGCAAGTCGGCGCAGTTCCCGTTGCAGTCCTGGCTCGGCGACGCGATGGCCGGTCCGACCCCGGTGTCGGCGCTGATCCACGCGGCCACCATGGTCACCGCCGGTGTCTACCTGATCGTGCGCTCGGCACCGGTGTTCGAGGGTGCGCCCACCGCGCAGCTGATCGTCACCATCGTCGGTGCGATCACCCTGGTGCTCGGCGCGATCATCGGCTGCGCCAAGGACGACATCAAGAAGGCGCTGGCCGCCTCCACGATGTCCCAGATCGGCTACATGGTGCTGGCGGCGGGTCTCGGCCCGATCGGCTACGCCTTCGCGATCTTCCACCTGGTGACCCACGGCTTCTTCAAGGCCGGGATGTTCCTGGGTGCCGGGTCGGTGATGCACGGCATGGACGACACCACCGACATGCGGCACTTCGGTGCGCTGCGCACCTCGATGACGATCACCTGGGCCACCTTCGGCCTCGGCTGGTTGGCGATCCTGGGTGTGCCGCCGTTCTCCGGCTTCTGGTCCAAGGACAAGATCATCGAGTCAGCGTTCGTGGTGCCCGAGGGTGCCGGCGAATGGCGAGCCTGGGTGTTCGGCATCGTGGCCCTGGTCGGTGCCGGGATCACCGCCTTCTACATGTCGCGGATGTTCTTCATGACGTTCCACGGCAAGGCGCGCTGGACCGACAATGCCTCGCAGGCAAGCGACGAGCGACCGCTGCGGCACCCGCACGAGTCGCCGTGGCTGATGACCATTCCAATGATCATCCTGGCGGTCGGCTCGCTCGGCCTGGGCTTCGTGCTCCAGCTCGGCGGCGGGTTCACCCACTGGCTGGAGCCGGTGACCGGTCATGTCGAGCACCACGAGCCGGTGCTGTCCGTCCCGGTGATCCAGATCGTGACGCTGCTCGCGGTCGCCATCGGTCTGGTGCTGGCCTGGCGGCAGTACGGCGCGCTGCCGGTGCCGACCACCGCCCCGCGCGGATCGGTGCTGACCCGGGCGGCCCGGGTCGACATGTACCAGGACACCGTGAACGACGCCGTCCTGGTGCAGCCCGGTCAGTACCTGACCCGCTCGCTGGTCTACGGCGACCGGTCGGTGGTCGACGGCGCGTTCACCGGCCTCGGCAAGCTCACCGTCGGGATCGGCCAGTTGCTGCGACGCCTGCAGTCCGGCTACGTCCGGCAGTACGCCGCGACCATGCTGTTCGGCCTGGTCGTGCTGGCGGTCGTCGTCCTGGCCCCGCGGATCTGA
- a CDS encoding NADH-quinone oxidoreductase subunit M — translation MLTLTPAATVSADVPWLTLLIVWPLIGAALLWLLPRPAGTTAAGPRRVREIALGFALVEVVLAVVAGITAFGSGANAGDYQLSELHQWIPQFGISYALGVTGVGMLLIGMAVVLVPLVVLAAWKEQGSQSEPSNKLRHYLALVLVLTSFMVAVFAARDLFLFYVLFEAMLIPVYFMIGAFGGPQRRYAAVKFLLFSLAGGLVMLVGVIVLYLHGPGGEQGFLISNLTGLDLPTGTGRWLFLAFFLAFAIKAPMFPVHSWLPDTAEQAPAGTSTLLVGVLDKVGTFGMLTLCLPFFPEASRWAAPVIIVLALVSIFYGALLALGQQDMFRLVAYTSVSHFGFIVLGIFAFTSTSIGGSSFYMVNHGLSTGGLFLLVGFLVARKGSARIADFGGLQKVTPVLAGTFLVIGLSALSLPGLSTFVSEFLVIVGTFATHRPAAIIAAVAVVLAALYVLWTYQRVFTGPVRDDLAETRDLSGRERWVVGPLIALMLVLGFYPAPALDLVDQPAATTITQVGVTDAPDPVTAGDEGSEQ, via the coding sequence TTGCTCACGCTCACCCCCGCCGCGACGGTCTCCGCCGACGTCCCCTGGCTCACCCTGCTGATCGTGTGGCCGCTGATCGGCGCCGCACTGCTCTGGCTGCTGCCCCGCCCCGCGGGCACCACCGCCGCTGGCCCGCGCCGGGTCCGCGAGATCGCCCTCGGTTTCGCGCTGGTCGAGGTGGTGCTGGCGGTCGTCGCCGGGATCACCGCCTTCGGCTCCGGTGCGAACGCCGGTGACTACCAGCTGTCCGAGCTGCACCAGTGGATCCCGCAGTTCGGCATCTCCTACGCCCTGGGCGTCACCGGTGTCGGCATGCTGCTGATCGGGATGGCCGTGGTCCTGGTGCCGCTGGTCGTGCTGGCCGCCTGGAAGGAACAGGGCTCGCAGTCCGAGCCGTCCAACAAGCTGCGGCACTACCTGGCGCTGGTCCTGGTGCTGACCTCGTTCATGGTCGCGGTCTTCGCCGCCCGGGACCTGTTCCTGTTCTACGTGCTCTTCGAGGCGATGCTGATCCCGGTCTACTTCATGATCGGCGCCTTCGGCGGACCGCAGCGGCGCTACGCGGCAGTGAAGTTCCTGCTGTTCTCGCTCGCCGGTGGTCTGGTCATGCTGGTCGGCGTCATCGTGCTCTACCTGCACGGACCCGGCGGCGAGCAGGGCTTCCTGATCAGCAACCTCACCGGCCTGGACCTGCCGACCGGCACCGGCCGCTGGCTGTTCCTGGCGTTCTTCCTCGCCTTCGCGATCAAGGCGCCGATGTTCCCGGTGCACTCCTGGCTGCCGGACACCGCCGAGCAGGCACCGGCTGGGACCTCGACCCTGCTGGTCGGCGTGCTGGACAAGGTGGGCACCTTCGGGATGCTGACCCTGTGCCTGCCGTTCTTCCCCGAGGCGTCCCGCTGGGCGGCCCCGGTGATCATCGTGCTGGCCCTGGTGTCGATCTTCTACGGTGCGCTGCTCGCCCTCGGTCAGCAGGACATGTTCCGACTGGTCGCCTACACCTCCGTGTCGCACTTCGGGTTCATCGTGCTGGGCATCTTCGCCTTCACCTCGACCTCGATCGGCGGCTCGTCGTTCTACATGGTCAACCACGGTCTGAGCACCGGGGGACTGTTCCTGCTGGTCGGCTTCCTGGTCGCCCGCAAGGGCTCCGCGCGGATCGCCGACTTCGGCGGGCTGCAGAAGGTCACCCCGGTGCTGGCCGGGACCTTCCTGGTGATCGGCCTGTCGGCGCTGTCGCTGCCCGGCCTGTCCACCTTCGTCAGTGAGTTCCTGGTCATCGTCGGCACTTTCGCCACCCACCGTCCGGCGGCGATCATCGCGGCCGTCGCCGTGGTGCTCGCGGCGCTGTACGTGCTCTGGACCTACCAGCGGGTGTTCACCGGCCCGGTCCGGGACGACCTGGCCGAGACCCGGGACCTGTCGGGTCGGGAGCGCTGGGTGGTCGGACCGCTGATCGCCCTGATGCTGGTGCTCGGCTTCTACCCGGCACCGGCGCTCGACCTGGTGGACCAGCCGGCCGCCACCACCATCACGCAGGTGGGCGTCACCGACGCCCCGGATCCGGTCACCGCTGGTGACGAGGGGAGCGAGCAGTGA
- the nuoN gene encoding NADH-quinone oxidoreductase subunit NuoN: MTFNAPDIAWAQLTPVLLPLGAAVIGVLIEAFAPRAARRPSQLVLSILALLGSIVAVGFLWSDVKDTGGTDVLGGSVLVDGPTLVLQAIIALLALLAVLIAADRTTTGEDAFAPQAASVPGSGYEESARRAGLQQTEIFPLMLFATGGMMIFPATGDLLTLFVALEVLSLPLYLLTGMARRRRLLSQEASMKYFLLGAFASALLLFGIVLLYGYSGSLRYSDIAAAVTTTTGMDGLLLVGSLLVLIGLLFKVGAVPFHSWTPDVYQGAPTPITGFMAACTKVAAFGALLRVFYTVLPGMRWDLEPMMWTVAIATMVVGTVIALVQTDVKRILAYSSIAHAGFVLTGVIALAQSGIVAVLFYLLAYGAATVGAFGIVSLVRERGVASTEVPEAAAASLGVAVAAGVLPAGSAGSAGSTVATTAAGSGAATGSTADGETVAAGDDDATVLGEATDLSQWAGLGRTHPVLATTFALFLLSFAGIPLTAGFTGKFAVFTAAVDGGTWPLALIGVLASAAAAFFYVRLIVLMFFTSPHGGPLSDDDADTTLDRPRTVVVTSQGFAVAAIAVCAVLTVLLGVLPGPVLDAIGQVAVFLP, translated from the coding sequence GTGACCTTCAACGCTCCGGACATCGCGTGGGCCCAGCTCACCCCGGTGCTCCTGCCGCTCGGTGCGGCGGTGATCGGCGTCCTGATCGAGGCCTTCGCCCCCCGGGCGGCCCGTCGCCCCAGCCAGCTGGTGCTGTCGATCCTGGCCCTGCTCGGCAGCATCGTCGCGGTCGGCTTCCTCTGGTCGGACGTCAAGGACACCGGCGGCACCGACGTGCTCGGCGGTTCGGTGCTGGTGGACGGCCCGACCCTTGTGCTGCAGGCGATCATCGCGCTGCTGGCCCTGCTCGCGGTGCTGATCGCCGCCGACCGGACCACCACCGGCGAGGACGCGTTCGCCCCGCAGGCGGCCTCGGTCCCCGGCTCCGGTTACGAGGAGTCGGCCCGGCGCGCCGGTCTGCAGCAGACCGAGATCTTCCCGCTGATGCTCTTCGCCACCGGCGGCATGATGATCTTCCCGGCCACCGGTGACCTGCTCACCCTGTTCGTCGCCCTCGAGGTGCTGTCGCTGCCGCTGTACCTGCTGACCGGGATGGCGCGCCGCCGCCGCCTGCTCAGCCAGGAGGCGTCGATGAAGTACTTCCTGCTGGGTGCCTTCGCCTCGGCGCTGCTGCTGTTCGGCATCGTGCTGCTCTACGGCTACTCCGGCTCGCTGCGCTACAGCGACATCGCCGCCGCGGTCACCACCACCACCGGGATGGACGGCCTGCTGCTGGTCGGCTCGCTGCTGGTCCTGATCGGCCTGCTGTTCAAGGTCGGCGCGGTGCCGTTCCACTCCTGGACCCCGGACGTCTACCAGGGTGCGCCGACCCCGATCACCGGCTTCATGGCCGCCTGCACCAAGGTGGCGGCCTTCGGTGCGCTGCTGCGGGTGTTCTACACGGTGCTGCCCGGCATGCGCTGGGACCTGGAACCGATGATGTGGACCGTCGCGATCGCCACCATGGTGGTCGGCACCGTGATCGCCCTGGTGCAGACCGACGTCAAGCGGATCCTCGCCTACTCGTCCATCGCCCACGCGGGCTTCGTGCTCACCGGCGTGATCGCGCTCGCCCAGTCCGGCATCGTCGCGGTGCTGTTCTACCTGCTCGCCTACGGTGCGGCCACGGTCGGCGCCTTCGGCATCGTCTCCCTGGTCCGGGAGCGGGGCGTCGCCTCCACCGAGGTCCCGGAGGCGGCGGCTGCCTCCCTCGGGGTCGCGGTCGCGGCCGGTGTCCTGCCCGCCGGGTCGGCCGGGTCGGCCGGGTCCACGGTCGCCACCACCGCGGCCGGGTCCGGTGCCGCCACCGGGTCGACCGCCGACGGTGAGACCGTGGCAGCCGGTGACGACGACGCGACGGTGCTCGGTGAGGCCACCGACCTGTCCCAGTGGGCGGGACTCGGCCGCACCCACCCGGTGCTCGCCACCACGTTCGCACTGTTCCTGCTGTCCTTCGCCGGCATCCCGCTCACCGCGGGCTTCACCGGCAAGTTCGCGGTGTTCACCGCCGCGGTCGACGGCGGTACCTGGCCGCTCGCCCTGATCGGTGTGCTCGCCTCCGCCGCCGCGGCGTTCTTCTACGTCCGCCTGATCGTGCTGATGTTCTTCACCAGCCCGCACGGCGGACCGCTCTCCGACGACGACGCCGACACCACCCTCGACCGGCCGCGCACCGTGGTGGTCACCTCCCAGGGCTTCGCGGTCGCCGCCATCGCGGTCTGCGCGGTGCTGACGGTGCTGCTGGGCGTGCTGCCCGGACCGGTGCTGGACGCGATCGGTCAGGTAGCGGTGTTCCTGCCCTGA
- a CDS encoding polyprenyl synthetase family protein, whose translation MTSSTALPLADPALAERIAGRLDLVENRLRDAAAYADELVDNAAHHLADAGGKRLRPMLTLLAAELGDGERDEVLAAAVVVELTHLASLYHDDVMDSAPLRRGAPAAHEVWGNSVAILVGDLLFSRASTTVADLGPEAVKIQAGTFERLCLGQLHESMGPAEGDDPVQHYLRVLADKTASLIATSARLGAMYGGCSPETVETVAAFGERIGVAFQLADDVIDLSQDGSLSGKTPGTDLREQVPTMPVLLLRERAARDGRAEDVALVELLDSDLSDDADLARAVAALAGHEVVAETRNRALSLVAEAVAILAPLPDGPVKASFISFAEALVNRAS comes from the coding sequence GTGACATCCTCGACCGCCCTGCCGCTCGCCGACCCGGCCCTCGCCGAGCGGATCGCGGGACGCCTCGACCTGGTCGAGAACCGCCTGCGCGACGCCGCCGCCTATGCCGACGAGCTGGTGGACAACGCCGCGCACCACCTGGCGGACGCCGGGGGCAAGCGCCTGCGCCCGATGCTGACCCTGCTGGCGGCCGAACTCGGCGACGGCGAGCGGGACGAGGTGCTGGCGGCGGCCGTGGTGGTCGAGCTGACCCACCTCGCCTCGCTCTACCACGACGACGTGATGGACTCGGCGCCGCTGCGCCGGGGCGCGCCCGCCGCGCACGAGGTGTGGGGCAACTCGGTGGCGATCCTGGTCGGCGACCTGCTGTTCTCCCGGGCCTCCACCACCGTGGCCGACCTGGGCCCGGAGGCGGTCAAGATCCAGGCCGGGACCTTCGAGCGGCTCTGCCTGGGCCAGCTGCACGAGTCGATGGGCCCCGCCGAGGGCGACGACCCGGTGCAGCACTACCTCCGCGTGCTGGCGGACAAGACCGCCTCGCTGATCGCCACCTCGGCCCGGCTGGGCGCGATGTACGGCGGCTGCTCGCCCGAGACCGTGGAGACCGTCGCCGCCTTCGGTGAGCGGATCGGCGTCGCCTTCCAGCTCGCCGACGACGTGATCGACCTGTCCCAGGACGGTTCGCTGTCCGGCAAGACCCCCGGCACCGACCTGCGCGAGCAGGTGCCGACCATGCCGGTGTTGCTGCTCCGCGAGCGTGCGGCCCGCGACGGGCGGGCCGAGGACGTGGCACTGGTCGAGCTGCTCGACTCGGATCTGTCCGACGACGCCGACCTGGCCCGTGCCGTCGCCGCGCTGGCGGGGCACGAGGTCGTCGCCGAGACCCGGAACCGCGCGCTCAGCCTGGTGGCCGAGGCGGTCGCGATCCTCGCCCCGCTGCCGGACGGGCCGGTGAAGGCGTCGTTCATCTCCTTCGCCGAAGCCCTGGTCAACCGCGCCAGCTGA
- a CDS encoding FAD-dependent oxidoreductase, translated as MSSHRPVRVAVIGAGPAGIYASDILSRSDLDVSIDLIERLPAPFGLVRYGVAPDHPRIKQIITALHKVLERGDIRLICNVDFGTDLTLDDIRRHYDAVIFATGAIRDADLPIPGIELDGSYGAADFVSWYDGHPDVPRTWPLDDREVAVIGAGNVALDVARILAKHAEDLRPTEVPENVYQVLAASPVTDVHVFARRGPAQAKFSSLELRELGHVPDVDVIVYPEDFEFDEGSNAAIRSSNQTKQVVKTLTDWTLKEPEELTASRRIHLHFLHAPAEVLGEDGKVVGLRTERTVLTGDGTVTGTGQFHDWPVQAVYRAVGYFGSPLSGVPFDEQGGVIANREGRVVDAAGDPVPGVYTTGWIKRGPVGLIGHTKSDAKETVEHLVSDAASLPSATEPEPEAVLDFLRGKGARPIHWSGWELLDAYERTLGEAEGRERVKVVPREDMIRVALELAAD; from the coding sequence GTGAGCTCCCACCGACCCGTCCGGGTGGCCGTGATCGGCGCCGGACCCGCCGGCATCTACGCCTCCGACATCCTGTCCCGGTCCGACCTGGACGTGTCCATCGACCTGATCGAGCGACTGCCCGCGCCCTTCGGCCTGGTGCGCTACGGCGTCGCCCCGGACCACCCGCGGATCAAGCAGATCATCACCGCGCTGCACAAGGTGCTCGAACGCGGGGACATCCGGCTGATCTGCAATGTCGACTTCGGCACGGACCTGACCCTGGACGACATCCGGCGGCACTACGACGCGGTCATCTTCGCTACCGGGGCGATCCGGGACGCCGACCTGCCGATCCCGGGCATCGAGCTGGACGGCTCCTACGGTGCCGCCGACTTCGTGTCCTGGTACGACGGCCACCCGGACGTGCCGCGCACCTGGCCGCTGGACGACCGCGAGGTCGCGGTGATCGGCGCCGGGAACGTGGCGCTGGACGTGGCCCGCATCCTCGCCAAGCACGCCGAGGACCTGCGCCCGACCGAGGTGCCGGAGAACGTCTACCAGGTGCTGGCCGCATCGCCGGTGACCGACGTGCACGTCTTCGCCCGGCGTGGTCCGGCGCAGGCCAAGTTCTCCAGCCTGGAGCTGCGCGAGCTGGGCCACGTGCCCGATGTCGACGTGATCGTGTACCCGGAGGACTTCGAGTTCGACGAGGGCTCGAACGCCGCGATCCGGTCCTCCAACCAGACCAAGCAGGTCGTCAAGACCCTCACCGACTGGACCCTCAAGGAGCCGGAGGAGCTCACCGCGAGCCGCCGGATCCACCTGCACTTCCTGCATGCCCCGGCCGAGGTGCTCGGCGAGGACGGCAAGGTGGTCGGTCTGCGTACCGAGCGCACCGTGCTGACCGGCGACGGCACGGTCACCGGCACCGGGCAGTTCCACGACTGGCCGGTGCAGGCGGTCTACCGGGCGGTGGGCTACTTCGGGTCGCCGCTGTCCGGCGTGCCGTTCGACGAGCAGGGCGGGGTGATCGCGAACCGGGAGGGCCGGGTGGTCGACGCCGCCGGGGACCCCGTGCCCGGGGTGTACACCACCGGCTGGATCAAGCGCGGACCGGTCGGCCTGATCGGCCACACCAAGTCCGATGCCAAGGAGACCGTCGAGCACCTGGTCTCGGACGCGGCGAGCCTGCCGTCGGCCACCGAGCCGGAGCCGGAGGCGGTGCTGGACTTCCTGCGCGGCAAGGGTGCCCGGCCGATCCACTGGTCCGGCTGGGAGCTGCTGGACGCCTACGAGCGCACCCTGGGCGAGGCGGAGGGGCGCGAGCGGGTCAAGGTCGTCCCGCGCGAGGACATGATCCGGGTCGCCCTGGAGCTGGCGGCCGACTGA
- the rarD gene encoding EamA family transporter RarD, with protein MTAPSTPTLDPRGLANGTAAYLLWGILPLYFTLLVPAGPVEIIAHRVLWSLVFCAVVLTVGRAWGAFVTALRSGRTLGILAVAAVLLAVNWLTFVYGTLSGHVVDAALGYFINPIVTVALAVLVLRERLRRLQWVALGVSAAAVVVITIGVGRLPWVALTLAFSFGIYGLLKNRVGRSVGAAPSLAVETLVLAPLAAGYLLWLTASGDGSFGHHGAGQAWALVGTGVITALPLLFFGEAARRLPLSVVGMLQYLAPILQFLIGVIVLHETMPPARWWGFGLVWVALVLLTVDGVRAGRAQRRLISR; from the coding sequence GTGACTGCACCCTCCACCCCCACCCTGGACCCGCGCGGCCTGGCCAACGGCACCGCCGCGTACCTGCTCTGGGGGATCCTCCCGCTGTACTTCACCCTGCTGGTCCCGGCCGGTCCGGTGGAGATCATCGCCCACCGGGTGCTGTGGTCCCTGGTGTTTTGCGCGGTCGTCCTGACGGTCGGGCGGGCGTGGGGCGCCTTCGTCACGGCGCTGCGGTCCGGGCGCACGCTGGGCATCCTCGCGGTCGCGGCCGTCCTGCTCGCGGTGAACTGGCTGACCTTCGTCTACGGCACGCTGTCCGGACATGTGGTCGACGCGGCGCTGGGCTACTTCATCAACCCGATCGTGACCGTGGCCCTGGCGGTGCTGGTGCTGCGGGAGCGGCTGCGCCGGTTGCAGTGGGTGGCCCTGGGGGTGAGCGCTGCCGCGGTGGTGGTCATCACGATCGGAGTCGGCCGCCTGCCCTGGGTGGCGCTCACCCTGGCGTTCTCCTTCGGCATCTACGGCCTGCTGAAGAACCGGGTCGGTCGTTCGGTCGGGGCGGCACCGTCGCTGGCCGTGGAGACCCTGGTGCTGGCACCGCTGGCCGCCGGGTACCTGCTCTGGCTCACCGCCTCCGGTGACGGCAGCTTCGGGCACCACGGTGCCGGTCAGGCGTGGGCGCTGGTCGGCACCGGGGTGATCACCGCACTGCCGTTGCTGTTCTTCGGAGAGGCCGCCCGCCGGTTGCCGCTGAGCGTGGTCGGGATGCTGCAGTACCTCGCACCGATCCTGCAGTTCCTGATCGGTGTGATCGTCCTGCACGAGACCATGCCGCCCGCCCGGTGGTGGGGCTTCGGACTGGTGTGGGTGGCACTGGTCCTGCTGACCGTCGACGGGGTGCGGGCCGGTCGGGCCCAGCGCCGGTTGATCAGCCGGTGA
- a CDS encoding amino acid ABC transporter ATP-binding protein: protein MSAPLLQIDRVRKAFGDHVVLDDLSLDVREHQVVVLIGSSGSGKSTLLRCINLLEEVDDGAITMAGQEITDPRVDANQVRSRIGMVFQSYNLFPHLRVLDNVALAPRLVHKMDKTEARERAAAMLDRVGLGAKARSFPDELSGGQQQRVAIARALVGQPALMLLDEVTSALDPELVGEVLALLEELKGEGTTMVLATHEMSFARHVADQVCFLHQGRILEQGPPDQVLVEPREQRTRDFLRRFTG, encoded by the coding sequence ATGAGCGCGCCGCTGCTGCAGATCGACCGGGTGCGCAAGGCGTTCGGCGACCACGTGGTGCTGGACGACCTCTCCCTGGACGTGCGCGAGCACCAGGTCGTGGTGCTGATCGGTTCCTCCGGCTCCGGCAAGTCCACCCTGCTGCGCTGCATCAACCTGCTGGAAGAGGTCGACGACGGCGCGATCACGATGGCGGGCCAGGAGATCACCGACCCCCGGGTGGACGCCAACCAGGTGCGGTCCCGGATCGGGATGGTCTTCCAGTCGTACAACCTCTTCCCGCACCTGCGGGTGCTGGACAACGTGGCCCTGGCACCTCGGCTGGTGCACAAGATGGACAAGACCGAGGCCCGGGAGCGGGCGGCCGCCATGCTGGACCGGGTCGGGCTCGGCGCCAAGGCCCGGTCCTTCCCCGACGAGCTGTCCGGTGGGCAGCAGCAACGAGTCGCCATCGCCCGCGCACTGGTCGGCCAACCGGCGCTGATGCTGCTGGACGAGGTGACCAGCGCGCTCGACCCGGAGCTGGTCGGTGAGGTGCTGGCGCTGCTGGAGGAGTTGAAGGGCGAGGGCACCACGATGGTGCTCGCCACCCACGAGATGAGCTTCGCCCGGCACGTCGCCGATCAGGTCTGCTTCCTGCACCAGGGCCGGATCCTGGAGCAGGGGCCCCCGGATCAGGTGCTGGTCGAGCCGCGCGAGCAGCGCACCCGCGACTTCCTGCGCCGGTTCACCGGCTGA
- a CDS encoding amino acid ABC transporter permease, whose protein sequence is MSAGSADGARATAWAPSARQVERDSYRRGRARRSVLIAVVSTVAVAAVAVLALVSSPGWPRVRKSFLDPHVAWESLPRVLEGLWLNVRVMVVCAVIIVVLAMLLALARTLRGPAFFPLRALATGYVDVFRGLPLILVLLLVGFGLPGLRLQGIPTSAVVLGGVALVLTYSAYVAEVFRAGIESVHPSQIASARSLGLTRGQTLRHVVLPQAVRRVIPPLLNDLVSLSKDSGLISILGAIDAVRAAQLKTAEYANFTPYVVAGVLFVLLTIPLTRFTDALAKRGGWLGSQSGLAGAGAMR, encoded by the coding sequence ATGTCCGCCGGCTCCGCCGACGGCGCCCGGGCCACCGCCTGGGCGCCGTCGGCGCGTCAGGTCGAGCGCGACAGCTACCGGCGGGGCCGTGCCCGGCGGTCGGTGCTGATCGCCGTCGTCAGCACGGTGGCGGTGGCGGCGGTCGCGGTGCTGGCCCTGGTGAGTTCGCCCGGGTGGCCGCGGGTGCGCAAGTCGTTCCTGGACCCGCACGTGGCCTGGGAGTCGCTGCCCCGGGTGCTGGAAGGGCTGTGGCTGAACGTCCGGGTGATGGTGGTCTGCGCGGTCATCATCGTGGTGCTGGCCATGCTGCTCGCCCTGGCCCGCACGCTGCGCGGCCCGGCGTTCTTCCCGCTGCGCGCGCTGGCGACCGGCTACGTCGACGTGTTCCGCGGTCTGCCGCTGATCCTGGTGCTGCTGCTGGTCGGCTTCGGGCTGCCGGGGCTGCGGTTGCAGGGCATCCCGACCTCCGCCGTGGTGCTGGGTGGGGTGGCCCTGGTGCTGACCTACTCGGCGTACGTCGCCGAGGTCTTCCGCGCCGGGATCGAGTCGGTGCATCCCTCGCAGATCGCCTCCGCCCGGTCGTTGGGGCTGACCCGGGGTCAGACGCTGCGGCACGTCGTGCTGCCGCAGGCGGTGCGCCGGGTGATCCCGCCGCTGCTGAACGACCTGGTGTCGCTGTCCAAGGACTCCGGGCTGATCTCGATCCTGGGCGCGATCGACGCGGTGCGGGCCGCCCAGTTGAAGACCGCCGAGTACGCGAACTTCACGCCCTACGTCGTCGCCGGGGTGCTGTTCGTGCTGCTGACCATCCCGCTGACCCGGTTCACCGACGCCCTGGCCAAGCGGGGCGGCTGGTTGGGGTCGCAGAGCGGCCTGGCCGGGGCGGGGGCCATGCGATGA